CCCGCACACGGTCTTCCCGCTGACCTTCGATCAGCTGGTCGCGCTCACCGGCGGGCGCGTGCTGCCGGTCGTCTGAGCGTCCGGCGCCCTTGACGCCCGCCCGGAGGGGGGCGAAGATGAGCGACGGGTTCAGTCCGGCGGTCGCAGGTCCAGGAGGACGGAGGCCGCGGTCACGGCCGCGGCAGCCGACCAGGCCTGCGGCCGGCAGGCAGCTGGGTAGGGGGTCGGGACCGCCGTGTGCGTGCGCGGGTCGCCGGAGTGCAACTCGGGGACGCGGTACGCGAAGCCCTCGGCGGCCGCCAGCAGATCGTCGATGACGATCCGCGCCTGGTCGCGGAGTCCGGCGCGCGCCATACCGTGCGCGACGATCGCCGAGTCGTGGGTCCAGACGCTGCCGCCGTGGTAACTGAGCGGCCAGTACCCGGCAGCGCCGGTCGACATGGTGCGCACGCCGAAGCCGGTGAGCATCGACGGCTCGATCAACAGGGCGGCGACGTCCCGCTCCTGATCCGGCTCGAGGATCCCGGTGCCGAGCAGGTGCCCGATGTTGCTCGTGAGGGAATCCACCGGTCGCTTGTGCGCGTCCAGCGCGATCGCCGGGTATGAGCCCTCCGGCGTGTGCACCCAGTACGCGGCGGCGAACCGCTCCTTCAACCGGGCCGCCCAGGTGCGCAGTGCCGCCGCCCCAGGCTCGCCGAACCGCTCGAGGAGGTCGGCGCCGGCGATCGCGGCTTCATACGCGTATCCCTGCACTTCGCACAGGGCGATGGGCCCCTCGGCCAGCTCGCCCGAGCGCCACTGGATCGAATCGCCGGAGTCCTTCCAACCCTGATTGGCCAGGCCGTGCCCGGTGCGATCCAGGTAGTCGATGAACCCGTCGCCGTCGTTGTCGCCGTGGTGCACGAGCCAGTCCAGCGCTGCCCGCAGGGCGGGAAGCAGATCTCTGACCTCGGCCTCCGGCATCCCCCAGCGCACCGCGTCGGCGAGGAGGCACACCCACAGCGCCGTCGCATCCACCGTCCCGTAATAGACGGGCGGCAGCACGATCCCCTCACCCGGCATGGCCAGCGGCGCCGAACGGAGCTCGTGGAGGATCTTCCCGGGCTGCTCGGCGGTGGCCGGCACATCGCGGATGCCCTGCATCCGCGCCAGGACGCGGAGCGTGGATGCCGCGATGCCGACGTCGATTGGCAGCGCCAGGCGCGCAGCCCACAGCGAGTCGCGACCGAAGAGGGTGAGGAACCACGGCGCGCCGGCGGCGAAGAACTCATCGTCCGGATGCTGCGGCAGTGCCATCCGCAGGGCGTCCAGGTCGCCCAGCGCCACCTCCAGCCACCGGTTCAGGCGCGGATCGGCCTCCAGGTCGGGACGGCGCTGCGTGATGGGCGCCCACGGCACCGGCCGGTCGGCGCCGCGGACGACGAGCGAGGCGTCCTGCAGCGCGGCTACCCACGCCAGATCCATCCGCCCACGGGGTTCGAGGTGCACCCGCCACTCGAGGGTCACGGCGTCCGGCGATGCGGACACCTGCGCATCGGGCGCGCTGACGGCGAAGCTGCGGGTGGCGTCCATGACGACGGCCGATCCCGGTTCGGAGACCGAGGTCTCCCACGCCGGACGAGCGATCCTGACCCCGGCCTTGACCTCCTGGAGGGGGGAGAAGTCCGGCTCGATCCGCACCGAGAGCACCGCATCGACGGCGGTGGGCAGCCCGGACTGCACCGACAGCGTCTCGCCCACGCTGCCGGCCTCCACCAGGCGCGTGCGCAGCAGCCTCAGCTTCGGATCCGGCGTGTCGTCGTCGAGGGAGCGCAGCACCGCGCCGAAGGTGATCCGCGACGCGTCGTGGGCGGCCGTCGAGACCCATTCCGGATGCTCGCCGTCGACGGTGACCACGACCGACCGGATATGGCGCACATCGCCGTGATAGATGCCGTCGATCGGGCGGCCTCCGATGTCGCCGTGTGGTCCCGACCATGCCTGCGTGGGGGCGCGCAGCACCACGACACGGTCTGAGAGCAGCGGCTGACGAGGCTCGTCGCTGACGACATCGCTCATTCCTTGACCGCCCCTTCACTGGTGTTCATGATGCGCTTCTGGAAGATGAAGAACATCACGGCGACCGGAATCGTCATGATCAGCGCCGCGGCGAGCTTGAGCGGATATTGCGTGCCCTGGCTGAGCTGACCGGAGGCGAGGGATGCCACGCCCTTGGTGAGCGTCGTCAGCGCCGGCGACTGCGTGGAGACGATGAAATGCGACAGCTCGTTCCACGATCCCTGGAAGGACAGGATGATGATCGTGATCAGCGCCGGGCGTGCCATCGGCAGCACCACCGACCAGAACACCCGGAACGTCCCGGCTCCGTCGATCCGCGCCTGCTCCTCGACGGAGACCGGGATGGATTCGAAGAAGTTCTTCATGATGAACACGCCCGCGGCGTCCACCAGGAGCGGCACGATCATCCCGGCGTAGGAGTCGTACATGCCCAGCTGGTTGATGACCAGGAACTTCGGGATCAGCAGGACGACGGCGGGAACCGCCATCACGGCGACGACACCGGCGAAGATGACGCCCCGACCGCGGAAGTGCAGCCGCGCCAGCGCGTAGCCGGCGAGCGAGCAGAAGAAGACCCGGCCCAGCGTGACGAAGACCGTCACGATCGCGGAGTTCATGAACCATACCGGGAAGTCGCTGCGCAGGAAGAGGCGCTGGTAGGCGGCCACGCTCCAGGTCTGCGGGATCAGCGAGACCGGATCACTCGCCGCCTCCGCGTCGGTCTTGAAGGACGTGGCCAGCTGGATCAGGAAGGGATAGATGTAGATCAGCGCCAGGCCGATCAGCAGGGCGTAGAGGACGATCTGCCCGACCCGCGTGCGCGTGGACCATTCCCTGCGGATCGGCTTCTGCGGCTTCGGCGGTTCCTGGTTGATCAGCTCGGCTTCGGCGAGCGTGGTGCCGCTCATGATCGTGCCCCTTTCGGCTGGTACTGCCGCGCGCGTCGTTTCGATACCGGCCGGTCACGCAGCACCCAGCGCTGGAAGATCGTGAGGACGACGATGATCGCGAACAGGATGAAGGCGATGGCCGCGCCCTGACCCCAGTCCTGCCCGAGGAACGCCGCTGAGTAGGACAGGTACGCCGGGGTGACGGTGGTCTTGCCGGGACCGCCCTGCGTGCCCGTGTAGATCTGGTCGAAGACCTGCCAGCACCCGATCAGGCCGAGCGTGAGCACGGTGAACAGGGTCGGGCGCAGCTGGGGGAGCGTCACCCGCCAGAACCGCTGCCAGCCGTTGGCGCCGTCCATCACCGCGGCCTCCTGGGTGTCGGCGCCGATGTTCTGGAGCCCGGCGATGAACAGCAGCATGAACGTGCCGCTGGTCGTGAACACCGACATCAGGATGAGGGCCGACATCGCCACGGACGGGCCCGCGAGCCAGTCCCACCACGACAGCCCGAGGAAATCGCCGTCGGTGAGAAAGGCCGGGCCGTTCGTGATGCCGACCGCGGCGAGCAGGTTGTGCAGGACGCCGCTGGGGTCGGCCCACCAGTTCGGTCCGTTGATCCCGATCCAGGAGAGGATCTCATTCACCGCGCCTGAGGCGGAGAACAGGAACAGCCACAGCACGGTGATCGCGACGGTGCTGGTGACGGACGGGAAGTAGAACGCGGTGCGGAACACGCCCCGCCCGCGCAGGATCGCGCGGTTGACCAGGACTGCGAGGAAGAGTGCGAGCGCCGTCTGGAGCGGCACGACCAGCAGCACGTACCAGGCGTTGTTCCGCAGCGAGGTGCCGAAGTCGCGGGTGGGAAGGCCCCCGTCCGTCGTGATCGCAGCGTAGTTCTCCAGCCCCACGAACCCGACGTCGGAGGAGAACGGGCTGCCGCGTCCCGACCAGTCCGAGAAGCTGACCCAGAGGGCCATGAACACCGGGATGAGCAGGAACACACCCAGGATCACGATCACCGGCAGGGTGAAGACCCAGCCGGCGACGGCCTCGCCGCCGCGGAGCCCGGAGCCGGGCGTGCGCGTGCGGCGAGCCGTCGTCGTCGCCGACATGGCGCGATGCCTAGTTCACGACCGCCTCGACGTTGGATTGCACCGTGTCGAGGATCTGCTGCGGGTTCCCGCTCTTGAGCGATTCCAGCGAAGCGTTGAAGTCGGTGATCACGGCGGCGATGCCGTCGTTGGTGGGCACGCCCTGGGCGTAGTCGGCGCCGGCGAGGAACGCCTCGAGCTCGGGGTTGTCCGCGGTCCACTGGTCGGCGGCCGACTGCACCGACGGCATCGGGCCGAAGGCGTCCGAGAAGGCGAGCTGCTGGTCGGCGCTGGTCAGATACTCGACGAGATCGAGCGCGGCCTGCTGGTTCGGGCTGTCCGCGGCCATGCCCCAGCAGTTCGTGAACTGCATCGTGCCCTGGCCCGCGGGACCGGCCGGCAGTTGCGCGACCACGTAGTCCACGTCGGGGTAGTCCGCCGACATCGCGCCGGTGATCCAGTTGCCCTCGATCGTCATCGCCGACAGCTGCTTGCCGAATGCCTCGCCGCCCCATCCGGCGCCGATGTCGGCGGCGTACGCGAAGGTGCCGTCGTTCAGGTGCTCCTGCACATACGTGAGCGCCTCGACGTTCTCCGGGCTGTTCGCCACGGCCTCGGTGCCGTCCTGGCTGACGAGGGATCCGCCTGCGGCGGCCATGAACGAGCCGATGCGCTGGTACTCCGCGCCGAAGGCGAGGCCGACGGTGCCGCCCTGGGTGAGTGTGGCGGCGACCGTGGCCAGCTGATCCCAGGTGGTCGGGATGTCGGCGTCGGTCAGGCCCGCGGCATCCCACAATCCCTTGTTGATGACGAGCCCGAGCGTCGAGAAGTCCTTCGGCGCGCAGTAGAACTGGTCATCGACGGTGAAGTTCTGCACGAGCGAGGGGTAGAAATCGTCGACGTTGGAGAGCTGGTCGCCGTAGGCGACGAGCGACCCGTTCCCGGCGTACCCGGCCAGCGCCTCGGTCGCGAGGTAGAACAGGTCCGGCGGCGAACCGGCGGCGAAGCCCTGGGAGAGCTGCTGCGGGAGGTCGTTGGCGACCTGGACTTCGGCGTCGATGCCGGACTCCTCGGACCACGCGGCGACGGCCTCGGTCACCGCGTCGGTCTCGGCGTCGCCGCTGGAGCCGATCAGGATGGTCAGCGCGTCGTCGGAGGACGTGAGCGCGCCGTCGCCTCCGCCGTCGCCGCCTCCTGCGTTGTCGTCGAATCCTGATCCGCAACCGGCGAGGGTGAGGGCGCCGGTCAGGAGCAGTGCTCCCGCGCCGAGGACTGCCCGGGTCTGGTGCCGTGTCATGTCTCTTCTCCTTTGATGAGCTGGTGCTGCTGACGCGAGGGGTGACCGCCGAACCGATCGGAGCGGGGGCTTTTGATCGTTCAAATCCCGCGGTCGAGTTCACGCTAAGCTCGCGTTTCGTCTGATGTCAAGGGGTTGCCGGGGCGTCTAGGATGGCGATTCGAACGTTCATATCCGACCGCAACGGAGCTCGTGATGGCCAAGCCGCCCACTGTCGACGACGTCGCCCGAGTGGCGGGCGTCTCGCGGCAGACGGTCTCGAACGTGCTCAACGCGCCCGACATCGTGCGCGAGCGCACCCGCGAGCGGGTGAGCGCGGCGATC
This portion of the Microbacterium pygmaeum genome encodes:
- a CDS encoding glycogen debranching N-terminal domain-containing protein; translated protein: MSDVVSDEPRQPLLSDRVVVLRAPTQAWSGPHGDIGGRPIDGIYHGDVRHIRSVVVTVDGEHPEWVSTAAHDASRITFGAVLRSLDDDTPDPKLRLLRTRLVEAGSVGETLSVQSGLPTAVDAVLSVRIEPDFSPLQEVKAGVRIARPAWETSVSEPGSAVVMDATRSFAVSAPDAQVSASPDAVTLEWRVHLEPRGRMDLAWVAALQDASLVVRGADRPVPWAPITQRRPDLEADPRLNRWLEVALGDLDALRMALPQHPDDEFFAAGAPWFLTLFGRDSLWAARLALPIDVGIAASTLRVLARMQGIRDVPATAEQPGKILHELRSAPLAMPGEGIVLPPVYYGTVDATALWVCLLADAVRWGMPEAEVRDLLPALRAALDWLVHHGDNDGDGFIDYLDRTGHGLANQGWKDSGDSIQWRSGELAEGPIALCEVQGYAYEAAIAGADLLERFGEPGAAALRTWAARLKERFAAAYWVHTPEGSYPAIALDAHKRPVDSLTSNIGHLLGTGILEPDQERDVAALLIEPSMLTGFGVRTMSTGAAGYWPLSYHGGSVWTHDSAIVAHGMARAGLRDQARIVIDDLLAAAEGFAYRVPELHSGDPRTHTAVPTPYPAACRPQAWSAAAAVTAASVLLDLRPPD
- a CDS encoding carbohydrate ABC transporter permease; protein product: MSGTTLAEAELINQEPPKPQKPIRREWSTRTRVGQIVLYALLIGLALIYIYPFLIQLATSFKTDAEAASDPVSLIPQTWSVAAYQRLFLRSDFPVWFMNSAIVTVFVTLGRVFFCSLAGYALARLHFRGRGVIFAGVVAVMAVPAVVLLIPKFLVINQLGMYDSYAGMIVPLLVDAAGVFIMKNFFESIPVSVEEQARIDGAGTFRVFWSVVLPMARPALITIIILSFQGSWNELSHFIVSTQSPALTTLTKGVASLASGQLSQGTQYPLKLAAALIMTIPVAVMFFIFQKRIMNTSEGAVKE
- a CDS encoding carbohydrate ABC transporter permease, with protein sequence MSATTTARRTRTPGSGLRGGEAVAGWVFTLPVIVILGVFLLIPVFMALWVSFSDWSGRGSPFSSDVGFVGLENYAAITTDGGLPTRDFGTSLRNNAWYVLLVVPLQTALALFLAVLVNRAILRGRGVFRTAFYFPSVTSTVAITVLWLFLFSASGAVNEILSWIGINGPNWWADPSGVLHNLLAAVGITNGPAFLTDGDFLGLSWWDWLAGPSVAMSALILMSVFTTSGTFMLLFIAGLQNIGADTQEAAVMDGANGWQRFWRVTLPQLRPTLFTVLTLGLIGCWQVFDQIYTGTQGGPGKTTVTPAYLSYSAAFLGQDWGQGAAIAFILFAIIVVLTIFQRWVLRDRPVSKRRARQYQPKGARS
- a CDS encoding sugar ABC transporter substrate-binding protein translates to MTRHQTRAVLGAGALLLTGALTLAGCGSGFDDNAGGGDGGGDGALTSSDDALTILIGSSGDAETDAVTEAVAAWSEESGIDAEVQVANDLPQQLSQGFAAGSPPDLFYLATEALAGYAGNGSLVAYGDQLSNVDDFYPSLVQNFTVDDQFYCAPKDFSTLGLVINKGLWDAAGLTDADIPTTWDQLATVAATLTQGGTVGLAFGAEYQRIGSFMAAAGGSLVSQDGTEAVANSPENVEALTYVQEHLNDGTFAYAADIGAGWGGEAFGKQLSAMTIEGNWITGAMSADYPDVDYVVAQLPAGPAGQGTMQFTNCWGMAADSPNQQAALDLVEYLTSADQQLAFSDAFGPMPSVQSAADQWTADNPELEAFLAGADYAQGVPTNDGIAAVITDFNASLESLKSGNPQQILDTVQSNVEAVVN